In Acholeplasma equirhinis, the following proteins share a genomic window:
- a CDS encoding ABC transporter ATP-binding protein, producing the protein MIKSFRYLKPYIWSVILILILVSIRAYFNLIIPQLIGFILNDMLSQTLTEAEKISSIITNSIWMFVSTVVGIGVIILSGYFESKTATAYGKSLREALYNKVQQFSMNEMDKFTTSSLITRTTNDIQSLQGSVAMLLRMAIMAPIMAVGSLIMAYETSPEISTVLIFTILMVIGSLGTIFLIAMPKFKLIQRLVDKMNLVTRENLSGLRVVRAFNTQNVQIEKSKKVAKESMDRNIFVNRLFTAMWPTLGFIMQLTTVGMYFVAVYFGFIKPGSTLEPGDLSTLVQYGTSTVMSFMNITMIFIMIPRASISARRIMDVIDSDVLIQNPYQPVELDDVKGEITFDNVSFYYPGSDEPVLRNINFTAKPGEVTAFIGSTGSGKSTLINLVPRFYDPTEGRITVDGIDLKTVTQEAYLKYIGYVPQKGNLFKGTIKSNIGFGQETLNEAVIEQAARIAQAADFINKFEYGYDSPITQGGTNVSGGQRQRLSIARAIAKQPKIYIFDDSFSALDYKTDQRLRKALADEVKDATVLIVAQRINTIRNADQIVVLDKGEVVGIGNHDDLMKSCAVYQEIAESQLSKEELAR; encoded by the coding sequence ATGATTAAATCATTTAGATATTTAAAACCATACATATGGTCCGTCATCTTAATCTTAATTCTAGTAAGTATAAGAGCATATTTTAACCTAATCATCCCGCAATTAATCGGGTTTATTTTAAATGACATGCTCAGTCAAACTTTAACGGAAGCAGAAAAAATATCATCGATTATCACAAATTCGATATGGATGTTTGTATCAACAGTGGTTGGTATTGGTGTCATTATCTTATCTGGATATTTTGAATCTAAAACTGCAACAGCTTATGGAAAAAGTTTAAGAGAAGCATTATACAACAAGGTTCAACAATTTTCCATGAATGAAATGGATAAATTTACCACCTCATCCTTAATTACCAGAACGACAAATGATATTCAATCCTTACAAGGATCTGTAGCAATGTTACTTAGAATGGCTATCATGGCACCAATTATGGCTGTTGGTAGTTTAATTATGGCCTATGAAACAAGTCCTGAGATTTCAACAGTATTGATCTTTACGATTTTAATGGTCATTGGTTCACTTGGTACAATCTTTTTAATAGCAATGCCTAAGTTTAAATTAATTCAACGTTTAGTTGATAAGATGAACTTAGTGACTAGAGAAAACCTTTCTGGTTTACGTGTTGTACGTGCATTTAATACACAAAATGTTCAAATTGAAAAATCGAAAAAAGTTGCTAAAGAATCGATGGACAGAAACATCTTTGTTAATAGATTGTTTACAGCAATGTGGCCAACACTTGGCTTCATTATGCAATTAACGACTGTTGGAATGTATTTTGTTGCAGTGTACTTTGGATTTATAAAACCAGGATCAACCTTAGAACCTGGAGATTTATCAACACTTGTTCAATATGGAACATCCACCGTCATGAGTTTCATGAACATTACTATGATCTTTATTATGATTCCAAGAGCTTCAATTTCTGCAAGACGTATTATGGATGTTATTGATTCAGATGTTTTAATTCAAAATCCATATCAACCTGTTGAATTAGATGATGTCAAAGGGGAAATCACTTTTGACAATGTCTCATTCTATTATCCTGGATCTGATGAACCAGTTTTAAGAAACATTAATTTTACTGCTAAACCTGGAGAGGTAACCGCATTTATCGGTTCAACAGGTTCAGGTAAATCAACATTAATTAATTTGGTTCCTAGATTTTATGATCCAACTGAAGGTAGAATTACCGTCGATGGCATTGATTTAAAAACAGTTACTCAAGAAGCATATTTAAAATATATTGGTTATGTACCTCAAAAGGGTAACCTATTTAAAGGAACGATTAAATCAAATATTGGTTTTGGTCAAGAAACTTTAAATGAAGCAGTTATTGAACAAGCAGCAAGAATTGCACAAGCTGCTGACTTTATTAATAAGTTTGAGTATGGATATGATTCACCAATTACCCAAGGTGGTACAAACGTTTCCGGTGGTCAACGCCAAAGATTATCGATTGCAAGAGCGATCGCTAAACAACCAAAAATTTATATCTTTGATGATTCATTCTCAGCACTTGATTATAAAACTGACCAACGATTAAGAAAAGCATTAGCAGATGAAGTTAAGGATGCAACAGTCTTAATTGTTGCACAACGTATTAACACAATCAGAAATGCTGATCAAATTGTTGTCTTAGATAAAGGTGAAGTTGTTGGTATAGGAAACCATGATGATTTAATGAAATCATGTGCGGTATACCAAGAAATTGCTGAATCACAATTAAGTAAGGAGGAACTCGCACGATGA
- a CDS encoding ABC transporter ATP-binding protein, whose translation MNRGGHFKVPQKATNFWGTLKRLISYLNKDAYVMIISAILASIAALLSVFTPFVAGKVLTSLTEIWQGNSGVISVVPGYEMDFYGLLILTLGSALITSALNYTQGYILIGITQKLTYKMRSDLAVKINQLPLNFFDKYKFGDVLSRVTNDVDTINQTLTQSLSDMFRSFTLIFAILIIMFVMNWQLALITTLCTLISLWVAGRFVKISQKYFIQAAQNSGDMNGHVEEVYHGHQVVKVFNHQAKAKAEFTEINERIYQTSWKSQFISSIMIPVQFFFSNLSYIGIAAIGGYLLMKGELEIGFIMSYIMYARLVAAPVQSIGQSATVLQQTAASAERIFFLLDAKAEEDESHKPKMLEKVKGHVTFKDVHFSYVPETPVIQGFSADIKPGQMVAIVGPTGAGKTTIVNLLMRFYEINRGEILIDGVNIKDMKREEVRDYFGMVLQDTWIFEGTILENIKYGSENATFEDVERAAIAAQTHHFIHSLPDNYNFMLSEDGLNISAGQRQLITISRAMLRDNPMLILDEATSSVDTRTEILIQKAMDELMKGRTAFVIAHRLSTIKNADIIFVMRNGNIVEQGNHEELLKQNGYYAELYNSQFDE comes from the coding sequence ATGAATAGAGGCGGACACTTCAAAGTACCTCAAAAAGCAACAAACTTTTGGGGCACGCTAAAGAGATTGATTTCTTACTTAAATAAAGATGCATATGTTATGATTATTTCTGCAATTCTTGCAAGTATTGCAGCATTACTTTCTGTTTTCACACCATTTGTTGCAGGTAAGGTTCTAACCTCACTTACTGAAATTTGGCAAGGCAATAGCGGAGTTATTTCAGTCGTTCCTGGTTATGAGATGGACTTTTATGGACTCCTGATCCTAACACTTGGTTCTGCACTCATAACATCTGCACTTAATTACACACAAGGTTATATCTTAATTGGTATTACACAAAAATTAACCTATAAAATGCGTAGTGATTTAGCAGTTAAAATCAATCAATTACCACTTAATTTCTTTGACAAATATAAATTTGGTGATGTCTTATCACGTGTTACAAATGACGTTGATACCATTAACCAAACCTTAACTCAAAGTTTATCAGATATGTTTAGATCATTTACATTGATCTTCGCAATTCTGATTATTATGTTCGTTATGAACTGGCAACTTGCACTTATTACAACGCTCTGTACATTGATTTCTCTTTGGGTTGCAGGACGTTTTGTTAAAATTTCTCAAAAATACTTTATTCAAGCTGCACAAAACAGTGGTGATATGAATGGACATGTTGAAGAAGTTTATCATGGACACCAAGTTGTTAAAGTATTCAATCACCAAGCAAAAGCAAAAGCTGAATTTACAGAAATCAACGAAAGAATTTATCAAACTAGCTGGAAATCACAATTCATCTCATCGATTATGATTCCAGTACAATTCTTTTTCTCAAACCTTTCATATATTGGTATTGCCGCGATCGGTGGTTACCTCTTAATGAAAGGTGAACTAGAAATTGGATTCATTATGTCATATATTATGTATGCAAGACTTGTTGCTGCACCGGTTCAATCCATTGGGCAATCAGCAACTGTACTGCAACAAACAGCTGCATCTGCAGAACGTATTTTCTTCCTACTTGATGCGAAAGCAGAAGAGGATGAATCTCACAAACCCAAGATGTTAGAAAAAGTTAAAGGACATGTTACATTTAAAGATGTTCACTTTAGTTACGTACCTGAAACACCAGTTATCCAAGGTTTCAGTGCGGATATTAAACCTGGTCAAATGGTTGCGATTGTTGGACCAACCGGTGCAGGTAAAACTACCATTGTAAATCTTTTAATGCGTTTCTATGAAATTAATCGTGGTGAAATCTTAATTGATGGTGTAAACATTAAAGATATGAAACGAGAAGAAGTTAGAGATTATTTTGGTATGGTATTACAAGATACTTGGATCTTTGAAGGTACAATCTTAGAAAACATTAAATACGGTAGTGAAAATGCGACATTTGAAGATGTTGAACGCGCTGCGATTGCTGCACAAACACATCATTTCATTCACTCATTACCTGATAACTACAACTTCATGTTAAGTGAAGATGGTCTAAATATCTCTGCAGGTCAACGTCAGTTAATTACAATCAGCCGTGCGATGTTAAGAGATAATCCAATGTTGATTTTAGATGAAGCAACATCATCTGTTGATACCCGTACAGAAATCCTCATTCAAAAAGCTATGGATGAGTTAATGAAAGGTCGTACAGCATTTGTTATTGCACACAGATTATCAACAATTAAAAACGCAGATATTATCTTTGTTATGCGAAATGGTAACATCGTTGAACAAGGAAATCATGAAGAATTGTTAAAACAAAATGGGTATTATGCCGAACTTTACAATTCTCAATTTGATGAATAA